One stretch of Ipomoea triloba cultivar NCNSP0323 chromosome 8, ASM357664v1 DNA includes these proteins:
- the LOC116027753 gene encoding phenylalanine--tRNA ligase, chloroplastic/mitochondrial-like isoform X1 has protein sequence MALSFAQSTFFVSTRPSLFLRRNGGSLKRCNVLACFTNYSSSFPYSTGAMPADNKAPVHRHKWRAPVASVLELGGLKVSKDEIVRDDPTNNVPDTIFSKLGMQLHRRDQHPLGILKNAIYDYFDTNYPNKFDKFDDLCPIVSVKQNFDDVLVPPDHVSRSYNDTYYVDSQTVLRCHTSAHQAELLSRGHTHFLVTGDVYRRDSIDSTHYPVFHQMEGVRVFSPNDWEGSGTDATSYAAADLKICLEGLAQHLFGGVEMRWVDTYFPFTNPSFELEIYFQEKWMEVLGCGVTEQEILKRGGKTNNVAWAFGLGLERLAMVLFDIPDIRLFWSADERFTSQFSSGQLGVKFKPFSKYPPCYKDMSFWISDSFTENNLCEVVRGIAGDLVEEVQLIDNFTNKKGMTSHCYRIAYRSMERSLTDEEINDLQWKVRDQVESKLKVVLR, from the exons ATGGCTCTCTCATTTGCTCAATCTACCTTCTTCGTCTCCACTAGGCCCTCTCTCTTTCTCCGCAGAAATGGCGGCAGCCTTAAACGATGTAATGTTCTCGCTTGTTTCACCAactattcttcttcttttccctATTCTACTGGTGCTATGCCTGCAGATAACAAAGCCCCGGTCCATCGCCACAAGTGGAGGGCACCCGTTGCCTCAGTTCTTGAGCTTGGTGGCCTCAAGGTTTCCAAGGATG AAATAGTGAGGGATGATCCTACAAACAATGTCCCAGATACAATATTCTCAAAGCTGGGAATGCAGCTTCATAGGAGGGATCAACATCCACTTGGTATCCTGAAGAATGCAATCTATGATTACTTTGACACTAATTATCCAAACAAATTTGACAAGTTTGATGATCTATGCCCTATAGTTTCTGTTAAACAG AACTTTGATGATGTACTGGTACCTCCTGATCATGTTAGCAGGAGCTACAATGATACATATTATGTGGACTCTCAAACTGTTTTGAGGTGCCACACAAGTGCACATCAAGCTGAGTTACTGAGCAGGGGTCATACTCATTTCCTTGTTACTGGAGATGTTTACCGTAGAGATTCTATTGACTCAACTCACTACCCTGTTTTCCACCAG ATGGAAGGAGTACGGGTCTTTTCTCCAAATGATTGGGAGGGATCAGGCACTGATGCCACATCTTATGCTGCTGCAGATCTAAAGATATGTCTTGAGGGATTGGCTCAACATTTATTTG GTGGTGTGGAGATGCGTTGGGTTGACACGTACTTTCCCTTTACCAATCCATCATTCGAATTGGAGATATATTTTCAG GAAAAGTGGATGGAAGTATTAGGTTGTGGGGTAACAGAGCAAGAAATACTGAAAAGAGGTGGGAAAACCAATAATGTTGCTTGGGCTTTTGGACTTGGATTGGAACGATTGGCAATGGTTCTCTTTGATATTCCAGATATCCGACTTTTCTGGTCTGCTGATGAGCGTTTTACATCTCAA TTTTCAAGTGGCCAACTTGGAGTGAAGTTCAAGCCATTTTCTAAG TATCCTCCGTGCTACAAAGACATGAGTTTCTGGATCAGTGATTCATTCACCGAGAACAATCTTTGTGAAGTTGTTAGAGGAATTGCCGGGGATCTTGTGGAAGAG GTGCAACTAATAGACAACTTCACGAATAAGAAAGGAATGACCAGTCACTGCTATAGGATTGCTTACCGTTCCATGGAGCGCTCACTCACAGATGAGGAAATAAACGATTTGCAG TGGAAAGTAAGAGATCAAGTAGAGAGCAAATTAAAAGTCGTTCTCAGATGA
- the LOC116027753 gene encoding phenylalanine--tRNA ligase, chloroplastic/mitochondrial-like isoform X3, with protein sequence MQLHRRDQHPLGILKNAIYDYFDTNYPNKFDKFDDLCPIVSVKQNFDDVLVPPDHVSRSYNDTYYVDSQTVLRCHTSAHQAELLSRGHTHFLVTGDVYRRDSIDSTHYPVFHQMEGVRVFSPNDWEGSGTDATSYAAADLKICLEGLAQHLFGGVEMRWVDTYFPFTNPSFELEIYFQEKWMEVLGCGVTEQEILKRGGKTNNVAWAFGLGLERLAMVLFDIPDIRLFWSADERFTSQFSSGQLGVKFKPFSKYPPCYKDMSFWISDSFTENNLCEVVRGIAGDLVEEVQLIDNFTNKKGMTSHCYRIAYRSMERSLTDEEINDLQWKVRDQVESKLKVVLR encoded by the exons ATGCAGCTTCATAGGAGGGATCAACATCCACTTGGTATCCTGAAGAATGCAATCTATGATTACTTTGACACTAATTATCCAAACAAATTTGACAAGTTTGATGATCTATGCCCTATAGTTTCTGTTAAACAG AACTTTGATGATGTACTGGTACCTCCTGATCATGTTAGCAGGAGCTACAATGATACATATTATGTGGACTCTCAAACTGTTTTGAGGTGCCACACAAGTGCACATCAAGCTGAGTTACTGAGCAGGGGTCATACTCATTTCCTTGTTACTGGAGATGTTTACCGTAGAGATTCTATTGACTCAACTCACTACCCTGTTTTCCACCAG ATGGAAGGAGTACGGGTCTTTTCTCCAAATGATTGGGAGGGATCAGGCACTGATGCCACATCTTATGCTGCTGCAGATCTAAAGATATGTCTTGAGGGATTGGCTCAACATTTATTTG GTGGTGTGGAGATGCGTTGGGTTGACACGTACTTTCCCTTTACCAATCCATCATTCGAATTGGAGATATATTTTCAG GAAAAGTGGATGGAAGTATTAGGTTGTGGGGTAACAGAGCAAGAAATACTGAAAAGAGGTGGGAAAACCAATAATGTTGCTTGGGCTTTTGGACTTGGATTGGAACGATTGGCAATGGTTCTCTTTGATATTCCAGATATCCGACTTTTCTGGTCTGCTGATGAGCGTTTTACATCTCAA TTTTCAAGTGGCCAACTTGGAGTGAAGTTCAAGCCATTTTCTAAG TATCCTCCGTGCTACAAAGACATGAGTTTCTGGATCAGTGATTCATTCACCGAGAACAATCTTTGTGAAGTTGTTAGAGGAATTGCCGGGGATCTTGTGGAAGAG GTGCAACTAATAGACAACTTCACGAATAAGAAAGGAATGACCAGTCACTGCTATAGGATTGCTTACCGTTCCATGGAGCGCTCACTCACAGATGAGGAAATAAACGATTTGCAG TGGAAAGTAAGAGATCAAGTAGAGAGCAAATTAAAAGTCGTTCTCAGATGA
- the LOC116027753 gene encoding phenylalanine--tRNA ligase, chloroplastic/mitochondrial-like isoform X2, which produces MALSFAQSTFFVSTRPSLFLRRNGGSLKRYNKAPVHRHKWRAPVASVLELGGLKVSKDEIVRDDPTNNVPDTIFSKLGMQLHRRDQHPLGILKNAIYDYFDTNYPNKFDKFDDLCPIVSVKQNFDDVLVPPDHVSRSYNDTYYVDSQTVLRCHTSAHQAELLSRGHTHFLVTGDVYRRDSIDSTHYPVFHQMEGVRVFSPNDWEGSGTDATSYAAADLKICLEGLAQHLFGGVEMRWVDTYFPFTNPSFELEIYFQEKWMEVLGCGVTEQEILKRGGKTNNVAWAFGLGLERLAMVLFDIPDIRLFWSADERFTSQFSSGQLGVKFKPFSKYPPCYKDMSFWISDSFTENNLCEVVRGIAGDLVEEVQLIDNFTNKKGMTSHCYRIAYRSMERSLTDEEINDLQWKVRDQVESKLKVVLR; this is translated from the exons ATGGCTCTCTCATTTGCTCAATCTACCTTCTTCGTCTCCACTAGGCCCTCTCTCTTTCTCCGCAGAAATGGCGGCAGCCTTAAACGAT ATAACAAAGCCCCGGTCCATCGCCACAAGTGGAGGGCACCCGTTGCCTCAGTTCTTGAGCTTGGTGGCCTCAAGGTTTCCAAGGATG AAATAGTGAGGGATGATCCTACAAACAATGTCCCAGATACAATATTCTCAAAGCTGGGAATGCAGCTTCATAGGAGGGATCAACATCCACTTGGTATCCTGAAGAATGCAATCTATGATTACTTTGACACTAATTATCCAAACAAATTTGACAAGTTTGATGATCTATGCCCTATAGTTTCTGTTAAACAG AACTTTGATGATGTACTGGTACCTCCTGATCATGTTAGCAGGAGCTACAATGATACATATTATGTGGACTCTCAAACTGTTTTGAGGTGCCACACAAGTGCACATCAAGCTGAGTTACTGAGCAGGGGTCATACTCATTTCCTTGTTACTGGAGATGTTTACCGTAGAGATTCTATTGACTCAACTCACTACCCTGTTTTCCACCAG ATGGAAGGAGTACGGGTCTTTTCTCCAAATGATTGGGAGGGATCAGGCACTGATGCCACATCTTATGCTGCTGCAGATCTAAAGATATGTCTTGAGGGATTGGCTCAACATTTATTTG GTGGTGTGGAGATGCGTTGGGTTGACACGTACTTTCCCTTTACCAATCCATCATTCGAATTGGAGATATATTTTCAG GAAAAGTGGATGGAAGTATTAGGTTGTGGGGTAACAGAGCAAGAAATACTGAAAAGAGGTGGGAAAACCAATAATGTTGCTTGGGCTTTTGGACTTGGATTGGAACGATTGGCAATGGTTCTCTTTGATATTCCAGATATCCGACTTTTCTGGTCTGCTGATGAGCGTTTTACATCTCAA TTTTCAAGTGGCCAACTTGGAGTGAAGTTCAAGCCATTTTCTAAG TATCCTCCGTGCTACAAAGACATGAGTTTCTGGATCAGTGATTCATTCACCGAGAACAATCTTTGTGAAGTTGTTAGAGGAATTGCCGGGGATCTTGTGGAAGAG GTGCAACTAATAGACAACTTCACGAATAAGAAAGGAATGACCAGTCACTGCTATAGGATTGCTTACCGTTCCATGGAGCGCTCACTCACAGATGAGGAAATAAACGATTTGCAG TGGAAAGTAAGAGATCAAGTAGAGAGCAAATTAAAAGTCGTTCTCAGATGA
- the LOC116027903 gene encoding cytosolic sulfotransferase 12-like — translation MAAPSDPKITSNSFSHDQFFQENCWPEELRESMISSLPREEGWISPHIYNYRGFWLAPHHLHGVLRSHQHFQAQHSDVILCTPPKCGTTWLKALIFALITRKHYFPTQLETLTHPLLTTNPQDLIPNMEFSYAGENSHPDFPSLNNGQMRLMSTHLPLALLPKSVGESKCKLIYMCRNQKDTVVSFWHFMNELRGELRGLGAMPFPEAFDKYCRGASHYGPFWDHLLGYWKESSENPGKVLFLKYEEMKNNADVQLRRMAAFLGCPFSEEEEECGVVGGILRLCSFESLSSLEVNKTGKGLLLGNSNNVLFRKGNVGDWRNHLTDEMAIRLDQIVEEKFKGTGLKL, via the coding sequence ATGGCTGCGCCATCTGATCCTAAAATCACCTCAAACTCATTTTCGCATGATCAATTCTTCCAAGAAAATTGTTGGCCCGAAGAGCTAAGAGAATCCATGATTTCATCACTACCCAGAGAGGAAGGTTGGATCTCTCCTCATATATATAACTACAGAGGGTTTTGGCTTGCTCCTCATCACTTGCATGGTGTTCTCAGATCCCACCAACACTTCCAGGCTCAACATTCTGATGTTATACTATGTACCCCTCCTAAATGCGGCACCACATGGTTGAAAGCTCTCATATTTGCCTTGATCACTCGAAAACACTACTTCCCAACACAATTAGAAACCTTAACCCACCCTTTACTCACCACAAATCCTCAGGACTTGATTCCCAACATGGAATTTTCTTATGCAGGAGAAAACAGCCACCCTGATTTCCCTTCTCTGAATAATGGGCAAATGAGGCTAATGTCTACGCATTTACCACTAGCTTTGTTGCCAAAATCGGTAGGGGAATCGAAATGCAAGCTCATTTATATGTGCAGAAACCAAAAGGACACGGTGGTGTCGTTTTGGCACTTCATGAATGAGTTGAGGGGCGAGCTTCGAGGCCTGGGAGCAATGCCGTTTCCAGAGGCATTTGACAAATACTGCAGGGGAGCGAGTCACTATGGGCCTTTCTGGGATCATTTGTTGGGATACTGGAAGGAGAGCTCGGAGAATCCTGGGAAGGTGTTGTTCTTGAAGTACGAGGAGATGAAGAACAATGCGGATGTTCAGTTGAGGCGAATGGCGGCGTTCTTGGGGTGTCCATTTTCTGAGGAGGAAGAAGAGTGTGGTGTAGTAGGTGGAATCTTGAGACTTTGCAGCTTTGAAAGCTTGAGCAGCTTGGAAGTTAACAAGACTGGTAAAGGCTTATTGTTGGGTAATTCCAATAATGTGTTATTCAGGAAAGGTAATGTTGGAGATTGGAGGAACCATCTAACAGATGAAATGGCTATCAGACTTGATCAAATTGTTGAAGAAAAGTTCAAAGGGACAGGGCTCAAGTTGTGA